In Stieleria varia, one genomic interval encodes:
- a CDS encoding DUF6666 family protein codes for MITSRRRHTLPLASETAKRITKSASRIASAVIVLGVITSNLNAWAQNSSRFEGQRIDVSHAQPVRAVAVARPVFDDASERNGGQSPKQSAVQPVGYFHGGCDGGCGPVCDCGTYMEPGCGLEPGCGIEPGCGLEPGCGFEPGCGLEGLGPMGCGAVGCDSFGCHGCGEVSCGAESGPCGCDSCSGTAGRYGQLNFCVPVLYIAWQRIELFAGVQGFRGPMNFATVNAAGERRGDGGNFGFYEGFNEGRSLSWLNGWDMAWQWGLRATQANLGGTGFSDETRHQIFMTSGLFRRVDYGFQYGVVVDNLYDDWYYQAHLTQIRTELSWKTQGPHTVGFQFMASSGSDSSNTSVTNTSGTAFSENITFEATNQYRFFYRQLFGNRGSCDVFGGWTDNSDALMGMLADIPVGPRLSFNTGATYLSASENDLANEPEQESWNLSIGFTFRPGGLGGCHRHSRPMFNVADNGTFMVDRR; via the coding sequence ATGATAACGTCACGACGACGCCACACGCTGCCCCTGGCCAGTGAAACCGCCAAACGGATTACCAAATCTGCCTCACGCATCGCGTCGGCGGTCATCGTGCTGGGGGTGATCACTTCAAATTTGAATGCTTGGGCACAGAACTCAAGCCGATTCGAAGGTCAGCGGATCGACGTCAGTCATGCTCAACCTGTCCGCGCGGTCGCGGTCGCCCGGCCGGTTTTTGACGATGCGTCTGAGCGCAACGGAGGACAATCGCCTAAACAATCCGCGGTACAGCCGGTCGGCTATTTTCACGGCGGATGCGACGGTGGATGCGGTCCGGTTTGCGATTGCGGAACGTACATGGAGCCCGGCTGTGGACTGGAACCAGGCTGTGGTATCGAGCCAGGCTGTGGGCTGGAGCCGGGTTGTGGTTTCGAACCCGGTTGTGGCTTGGAAGGCTTAGGGCCGATGGGCTGTGGAGCGGTCGGCTGTGACAGCTTCGGATGCCACGGGTGTGGCGAAGTCTCCTGTGGTGCCGAGTCGGGACCGTGTGGTTGCGACTCTTGCTCAGGAACTGCAGGACGCTACGGCCAACTCAACTTTTGCGTTCCTGTCTTGTACATCGCTTGGCAGCGGATCGAACTGTTCGCGGGTGTTCAAGGATTCCGAGGCCCGATGAATTTCGCCACCGTCAACGCGGCTGGCGAGCGTCGAGGAGACGGCGGCAACTTTGGGTTTTACGAGGGATTCAATGAAGGCCGTTCGTTGAGTTGGTTGAACGGCTGGGACATGGCTTGGCAATGGGGTTTGCGAGCCACGCAAGCGAATCTTGGTGGGACCGGTTTCTCCGATGAAACGCGTCACCAGATCTTCATGACCAGCGGTTTGTTTCGCCGAGTCGACTATGGGTTTCAGTACGGTGTGGTCGTCGACAATCTGTACGACGATTGGTACTACCAAGCACACTTGACTCAGATCCGAACGGAACTGAGTTGGAAGACGCAGGGACCGCATACGGTTGGATTTCAATTCATGGCCAGTTCGGGCAGTGATAGCTCGAACACCAGCGTGACGAACACCAGCGGCACCGCGTTTTCGGAAAACATCACGTTCGAAGCCACCAATCAGTACCGATTCTTTTATCGACAGCTGTTTGGCAATCGCGGCAGTTGCGACGTGTTCGGCGGCTGGACCGACAACAGCGACGCGTTGATGGGCATGCTGGCCGACATCCCGGTCGGTCCACGTCTATCGTTCAACACGGGCGCGACGTATCTCAGTGCGAGCGAGAACGATCTGGCCAATGAGCCGGAGCAAGAAAGCTGGAATCTGTCGATCGGATTCACGTTCCGACCCGGTGGGCTGGGCGGATGCCATCGTCACAGCCGCCCGATGTTCAACGTCGCCGACAACGGAACCTTTATGGTGGACCGTCGCTAG
- a CDS encoding SMP-30/gluconolactonase/LRE family protein, with amino-acid sequence MRKLCAIATLSHLLLAFAAAPSWGQDPGAADATAEQPAAEKPAPAADPAAAVVAKSAETPQPIDSESAKVTYPRVVKASGDDLWVVDLDLPGIWKVSGEERTLFAPGTKLLRKPMNRPWCVVPHPNGGILVGDSATREIYAIAEPGTKLTALNNGYIGIPMAIAVSPDQKTIYVGDAEKRAVFSLPIGGGKPELVVRVNARGLDFDDDGQLWAVTPDADAVVRIDVAAKTSTAVITDRPYQFPCGITWSGDHGYVTDGYGKSIWKFTADGKTEKWFEGDPLTHPVGITSTDKSILVADPKTQQVYEIDRGTQKVTKRL; translated from the coding sequence ATGAGAAAACTTTGCGCAATCGCTACACTTTCACACCTCTTGCTTGCATTCGCTGCAGCCCCATCATGGGGCCAGGATCCGGGGGCAGCCGATGCCACGGCGGAACAGCCCGCGGCCGAGAAACCGGCACCTGCAGCCGATCCGGCTGCCGCTGTCGTCGCCAAGTCGGCCGAGACACCTCAGCCGATCGATTCCGAATCTGCGAAGGTGACGTATCCGCGTGTGGTGAAAGCATCTGGTGATGACTTGTGGGTCGTGGATTTGGATTTGCCCGGTATCTGGAAAGTCAGCGGAGAGGAACGGACTCTGTTCGCGCCGGGGACCAAGTTGCTCCGCAAGCCGATGAATCGGCCTTGGTGCGTCGTACCACATCCCAATGGTGGAATCCTGGTCGGTGATTCAGCGACGCGTGAGATCTATGCGATCGCCGAGCCGGGGACGAAGTTGACCGCATTGAACAACGGCTACATCGGAATCCCGATGGCGATCGCGGTTTCACCGGACCAGAAAACGATCTACGTCGGAGACGCGGAAAAGCGAGCGGTGTTTTCACTGCCGATCGGTGGTGGTAAGCCCGAGTTGGTCGTGCGAGTGAACGCGCGTGGATTGGATTTTGATGATGACGGCCAACTGTGGGCAGTAACGCCGGACGCGGATGCGGTGGTCCGAATCGATGTCGCGGCAAAAACATCAACGGCCGTCATTACAGATCGTCCTTATCAGTTTCCTTGCGGGATCACTTGGTCGGGAGACCACGGTTACGTGACGGACGGTTATGGAAAGTCCATTTGGAAATTCACCGCCGATGGCAAGACAGAGAAGTGGTTCGAGGGCGATCCGTTGACGCATCCGGTCGGTATCACCTCAACGGACAAGTCGATCTTGGTCGCCGACCCCAAGACCCAGCAGGTCTACGAAATCGACCGCGGGACCCAAAAGGTCACCAAGCGACTGTAG
- a CDS encoding RNA polymerase sigma factor has protein sequence MESEENAPDDDAAIEQLECEDWGGDAQLIARVKQRDADALAQLIQHHQNRLAGFIRAITGEHLLKLVEVDDLVQEVSATALSSLQTAPLEQYEPMQWLQHVARRRVVDAHRFHFGAQRRDANRQQSMNAGGADGDSPGMGLEQMLAASMTSPSAAFSRDIRMMRLQEAIEGLNDEQKSAVRMRYAEGLPTKEIAERLGKTDVAVRVLLSRSMRQLEKILEDVRPSR, from the coding sequence ATGGAATCAGAAGAGAACGCTCCTGACGATGATGCTGCGATTGAGCAGCTTGAGTGTGAAGACTGGGGCGGCGACGCACAGTTGATCGCCCGGGTCAAGCAGCGAGATGCCGATGCGTTGGCGCAGTTGATCCAGCATCACCAAAATCGCTTGGCCGGTTTTATCCGCGCGATCACCGGTGAACATCTCCTGAAACTGGTCGAGGTCGATGATCTGGTCCAAGAGGTTTCCGCCACGGCCTTGTCAAGCTTGCAAACGGCGCCCTTGGAACAGTACGAACCGATGCAGTGGTTGCAGCACGTCGCCCGCCGCCGTGTCGTCGACGCCCATCGTTTTCATTTTGGTGCCCAACGGCGAGACGCCAATCGTCAACAGTCGATGAATGCGGGCGGTGCCGACGGCGATTCCCCGGGGATGGGATTGGAGCAGATGCTGGCCGCCAGCATGACCAGCCCCAGCGCCGCGTTCAGCCGCGACATCCGTATGATGCGATTGCAAGAAGCGATCGAAGGACTCAATGACGAGCAAAAGTCGGCTGTCCGAATGCGATACGCCGAAGGCCTGCCGACCAAGGAGATCGCGGAGCGTTTGGGCAAGACGGATGTCGCTGTCCGAGTGCTGTTGTCACGCAGTATGCGGCAACTGGAAAAGATACTCGAGGACGTTCGCCCGTCTCGTTGA
- a CDS encoding serine/threonine-protein kinase, with protein sequence MTTSSHSDDRSDSKTPPHLEDTTDVPSRISETFQNQLDAVLESCLDRLVEIAPLECPSQLAEILPKDDPTVARFVLVELIKMDMAIACESGATAEEPPCIERYLDQFGELLPLSNVPVDLVMEELQLRREIGVSIDAADYQRRFPQHRSVIGQLLGVAEATAAVQNRRGPPTVEIGEQIDDFLILQTLGSGAFANVYLARQVSMYRLVALKVSRGTGDEPQTLAQLDHPNIVRVFDQRGLADSDVHLLYMQYQPGGTLADVVARIRALGQSTEGLTGQVLLDAVDRQLLRAAQVVPERSSVREWMAGAPWPMVVAWIGLQLARALQDAHDRGVLHRDVKPANVLLSAEGIPKLADFNVSFAGVAGRAGAASSFGGSIGYMSPEHLRAINATGLSQPEAVAERSDIYALGILLWELWQGVRPFDTGSSPNSWTQAVTQQLAAREQPLVQPHRLGGVSERVLESALHHALQYAPEDRPGSGSEMAGRLKLALHPDAARLFDPDPDSWQGWLMRRSPWLVAAVVILVPNVLAMIYGYYYNYWESLKNHFENQVVMRQFNNLAACVNIVAVPLAVLLVFWYTRKVVHELQRVSRGEPLTKQGLDDTISLASRAGMIGGALWCVAAVLYPIALRMMLPEFTSSEASHFFVSHIICGGVAAIYPFFGMTVYATAAVYPRLVRVSMNDAQFDQRWFALVRLCEHVLLLACLIPLVGLALMVVSGTDSRGVMMTAVMATAAGLFAAFYAYRMIVRQWAQMSTVLSARGSSVVPTTPGDQSV encoded by the coding sequence TTGACCACTTCATCTCACTCTGACGACCGTTCCGACTCCAAAACTCCTCCACACCTGGAGGACACGACGGACGTGCCGTCACGGATCAGCGAGACGTTTCAAAATCAGCTCGACGCCGTTTTGGAGTCTTGCCTGGATCGCTTGGTCGAGATCGCACCGCTGGAGTGTCCCTCGCAGCTGGCGGAGATTTTGCCCAAGGATGATCCCACGGTGGCGAGATTTGTGTTGGTCGAGTTGATCAAGATGGACATGGCGATCGCATGCGAATCGGGCGCAACGGCCGAGGAGCCGCCCTGCATCGAACGTTACCTGGACCAATTTGGCGAATTGTTGCCACTGTCCAACGTTCCGGTCGATTTGGTGATGGAGGAATTGCAGTTACGCCGCGAGATCGGCGTGTCGATCGACGCCGCAGATTATCAGCGACGATTTCCTCAGCATCGCAGCGTCATCGGACAGTTGCTGGGGGTCGCCGAAGCCACTGCGGCGGTCCAAAACCGTCGTGGGCCGCCGACCGTCGAGATCGGTGAACAGATCGACGATTTTTTGATCCTGCAGACTCTCGGCAGCGGTGCCTTCGCCAATGTTTACTTGGCACGGCAAGTGTCGATGTATCGCTTGGTCGCCCTCAAGGTTTCCAGGGGAACTGGCGACGAACCACAAACACTGGCCCAATTGGATCACCCCAACATTGTCCGTGTTTTTGATCAACGAGGACTCGCTGACAGCGATGTCCACTTGCTCTACATGCAGTACCAGCCCGGTGGAACGCTGGCCGACGTGGTCGCAAGAATACGGGCACTGGGCCAGTCGACAGAAGGACTGACCGGTCAAGTGTTGCTTGATGCGGTGGACCGACAGTTGTTGCGTGCTGCGCAGGTTGTGCCTGAGCGATCCAGTGTCCGCGAGTGGATGGCCGGGGCACCTTGGCCGATGGTCGTCGCTTGGATCGGGCTTCAACTCGCAAGGGCCTTGCAAGACGCACACGATCGTGGCGTCTTGCACCGAGATGTCAAACCGGCCAACGTGCTGTTGTCGGCCGAGGGCATTCCCAAGCTGGCGGATTTCAACGTCAGTTTTGCCGGCGTGGCCGGGCGTGCAGGTGCGGCATCCAGCTTCGGCGGATCGATCGGGTACATGTCGCCCGAACACCTTCGCGCGATCAATGCGACCGGACTTTCGCAGCCCGAAGCTGTGGCCGAGCGTTCCGACATCTACGCCTTAGGAATTCTGCTGTGGGAACTGTGGCAGGGCGTTCGTCCGTTCGACACCGGCTCGTCACCGAACTCATGGACGCAAGCCGTTACGCAGCAGTTGGCCGCTCGCGAGCAACCATTGGTCCAACCCCATCGCCTGGGAGGCGTTTCCGAACGAGTCTTAGAGTCGGCGCTTCACCATGCGTTGCAGTATGCACCGGAGGATCGCCCGGGCAGTGGCTCGGAGATGGCGGGACGATTGAAACTTGCCCTGCATCCCGACGCGGCAAGACTTTTCGATCCGGACCCTGATAGCTGGCAGGGCTGGTTGATGCGTCGAAGCCCCTGGTTGGTCGCTGCGGTGGTCATCTTGGTGCCTAACGTGCTGGCGATGATTTACGGGTATTACTACAACTACTGGGAGTCTCTGAAGAATCATTTTGAGAACCAAGTCGTGATGAGGCAGTTCAATAATCTCGCGGCCTGTGTCAACATTGTTGCCGTTCCCTTAGCGGTGTTGTTGGTGTTTTGGTACACGCGAAAGGTGGTTCACGAACTGCAGCGGGTTTCCCGAGGCGAGCCGTTGACGAAGCAAGGTCTTGACGACACCATCAGCTTGGCATCACGAGCCGGAATGATTGGCGGAGCCTTGTGGTGTGTCGCCGCTGTGCTGTATCCGATCGCGTTGCGGATGATGTTGCCCGAGTTCACGTCCAGTGAAGCCAGCCACTTCTTTGTCTCGCATATCATCTGCGGCGGCGTGGCGGCGATTTATCCGTTCTTTGGGATGACCGTTTACGCGACCGCGGCGGTCTATCCACGACTGGTTCGTGTTTCGATGAACGACGCCCAATTCGACCAGCGCTGGTTTGCACTGGTTCGGCTCTGCGAACACGTCTTGTTGTTGGCTTGCCTGATTCCTTTGGTCGGATTGGCGCTGATGGTTGTGTCGGGAACCGATTCACGCGGAGTGATGATGACCGCCGTGATGGCCACCGCCGCAGGACTGTTTGCCGCGTTCTACGCATACCGAATGATCGTCAGACAATGGGCCCAAATGAGCACAGTGCTTTCCGCACGCGGTTCCTCCGTCGTTCCAACAACCCCTGGCGACCAATCGGTCTAA
- a CDS encoding alpha/beta hydrolase family protein: MRSLLSVILVLHLTLATAHAQFNQPPANEGDRLLAEYFHNQTRQLSEKTFADIQTLDDWTSRRDEYRLQLLEMLGLSPMPEKTPLQPVVTQTQENEGVIVENIQFQSSPGLYVTANLYRPKEQTGKLPAILYVCGHGREAVDGVSLGNKTHYQHHGGWFARNGYVCLIIDTIQLGEIEGIHHGTYREKMWWWNNRGYTPAGVEAWNCVRSLDYLQSREEVDGDRIGVTGRSGGGAYSWWISAIDERIKVSVPVAGITTLKNHVVDGCVEGHCDCMYFVNTYRWDYPMVAAMVAPRPLLIENSDKDRIFPLDGVVDLHAKVRHIYRLYDAEENLGLHVTEGPHKDTQELRIGAFHWFNRFLKKQDPLIETTATPLFEKKDLKVFESLPDDQRVTTIHETFVPQAKADQAIATGDLKEAIRERSFGGWPNEPEDLTLEVVQTHPVNEAFRLIEFTSQAPYRLRICLHQRPTDEKIPLRVIVLNDAGWKQWGPMLAALFPKQFSDIEPNEALLKEFEQQTELVNHAFVMPRGIGPTAWTDDERERTHVRRRFMLLGQTLGGMQVYDLCRAVEALQHVDGLLTDGEDMQFHASGDAAIWALYAALFADGVDGLVLSDLPKSNRDAPDLLNISRFATLDQVIELARQHVDHLNVRNRR, from the coding sequence ATGAGATCGCTATTGAGTGTCATCCTTGTTCTCCACCTGACTCTCGCCACCGCTCACGCGCAGTTCAACCAGCCTCCGGCCAACGAAGGTGATCGTTTGCTGGCCGAATACTTTCACAACCAAACGCGGCAATTGAGTGAAAAAACGTTTGCAGACATTCAGACGCTGGACGACTGGACGAGCCGACGCGACGAGTATCGGTTGCAATTGCTGGAGATGCTCGGCTTGTCGCCGATGCCGGAAAAGACACCCCTGCAGCCCGTCGTCACGCAAACGCAGGAAAACGAAGGCGTGATCGTCGAAAACATCCAGTTTCAATCGTCGCCCGGTTTGTATGTCACCGCCAATCTTTATCGTCCTAAAGAACAAACCGGCAAGCTACCGGCGATCCTCTACGTATGCGGGCACGGACGCGAAGCGGTCGATGGGGTCAGTTTGGGCAACAAGACACACTATCAACACCACGGGGGTTGGTTTGCCAGGAACGGATATGTCTGTTTGATCATCGACACGATTCAGTTGGGCGAGATCGAAGGAATCCATCACGGAACCTATCGAGAGAAAATGTGGTGGTGGAACAATAGAGGTTACACGCCCGCCGGTGTCGAAGCATGGAATTGCGTCCGATCGCTGGACTATCTGCAGTCACGCGAAGAGGTCGATGGCGATCGGATCGGCGTGACCGGACGCAGTGGTGGCGGTGCCTACTCATGGTGGATTTCAGCGATCGATGAGCGGATCAAGGTGTCGGTCCCCGTCGCGGGCATCACGACGCTGAAGAATCACGTGGTTGACGGTTGCGTCGAAGGACACTGCGACTGCATGTACTTTGTCAACACGTACCGCTGGGACTATCCGATGGTCGCTGCAATGGTCGCACCGCGTCCCCTGCTGATCGAAAACTCAGACAAGGATCGCATTTTTCCGCTCGACGGCGTGGTCGATCTTCATGCCAAAGTCCGACATATTTATCGGCTCTACGACGCAGAAGAAAACCTGGGGCTGCATGTCACGGAAGGTCCGCACAAGGACACCCAAGAATTGCGGATCGGCGCGTTCCATTGGTTCAATCGCTTCCTCAAGAAACAGGATCCTTTGATCGAAACAACCGCCACACCGTTGTTCGAGAAAAAAGATCTCAAAGTGTTTGAATCCTTACCCGACGACCAACGGGTGACCACGATTCACGAAACCTTTGTTCCCCAAGCCAAGGCGGACCAAGCGATCGCGACGGGGGATCTCAAAGAAGCGATCCGTGAACGAAGCTTCGGCGGTTGGCCCAACGAACCGGAGGACTTGACGCTTGAAGTCGTTCAAACGCATCCTGTCAACGAAGCGTTTCGTTTGATCGAGTTCACCAGCCAAGCCCCTTACCGACTTCGCATCTGCCTGCATCAACGGCCCACGGATGAAAAGATTCCTTTGCGAGTGATCGTTTTGAACGACGCCGGATGGAAGCAATGGGGGCCGATGCTGGCCGCGCTGTTCCCCAAACAGTTTTCGGACATCGAACCCAACGAAGCGCTGTTAAAAGAGTTTGAGCAACAAACCGAATTGGTGAATCACGCGTTTGTCATGCCTCGCGGGATCGGGCCGACGGCTTGGACGGATGACGAGCGAGAACGAACTCACGTTCGTCGTCGATTCATGTTGCTGGGGCAGACCCTGGGTGGAATGCAAGTCTATGACCTTTGTCGAGCCGTCGAAGCGTTGCAACACGTCGATGGGTTACTGACCGACGGAGAGGACATGCAGTTTCACGCCAGCGGCGACGCTGCAATCTGGGCTTTGTACGCAGCATTGTTCGCCGACGGCGTCGATGGATTGGTACTGAGCGATTTGCCCAAGAGCAACCGAGACGCGCCGGATCTGTTGAACATCAGCCGTTTCGCGACCCTCGATCAGGTCATCGAGTTGGCACGTCAACACGTCGATCATCTCAATGTCAGGAACCGCAGGTAG
- a CDS encoding WD40 repeat domain-containing protein produces MIFELLRDFSEAIAAFPKERPDAKTLGLLQKAIRRESHFLEQHPTTLFQTMWNQCWWHDGDVAASSMQSVNRGSDESETPDTRKTKLFQVLETWRSGKQHRTPGFIWLRSLRPPANPIDSGLIAVFRGHTGSVNSIDFSSDGCRLASGASDGSVKVWDLKSGVLLQSLIKTFTSDELAKLSPQEFVDIVHGGVGYRVPGLDVHAVAWSRDDRFIATASHRSLRIWDSESGTEHSCFGAGEILNDVAWSPCGQRLVTGGNENHVCIWDPATGDVVAKTTCSDMVTAVRFVGTAEKVLAGCFDGSIVFYDWKNDSCEAIRPSGQGRINVLEVASSFDRAAWGLDDGTFTVWNVQTKKIQYSQKLHSGVRGLSFSPDGLLLAVMEDDGSLCVFSLQDGSLVRSISTEDLQGGAVAIAPDGLTIACTSGHCIAIRDMQSDADPREMTYDHGTYLDGVELSPDGRRLVTVGRFDPVPRLCDGTDGKKLRDLSSTPHDARFASFSPDGQSVVVVDEAGLLSAFDVDAVTPTMMSSDLPTDRLDRPLFAPDGNCLACGSREGAILIWDWPTKVLRTRLDGHKDWVNQLAFDTESQTLVSCAADQTVRVWDLQKNRERLCIVCESEGWLGVTCVAISGDGKRVASGGASMTVSLWDANDGRLLNEFRGHRQQISQLAFTPDGRFLLSASQHEPEIMIWDLNRGSCVESISGTTDLSALAIKRHEHPWRWIGRTDDSLIETMDGKTVAAWFPRPLASVTAYPSGRIWAGSIDNHLCIVAIEGNMPLPGVIQQPEKR; encoded by the coding sequence ATGATCTTCGAGCTTCTAAGAGATTTTTCGGAAGCGATTGCCGCCTTTCCGAAAGAGCGTCCGGACGCGAAAACGTTGGGTTTGTTGCAGAAGGCAATCCGACGAGAATCGCATTTCCTTGAGCAACATCCGACAACGCTCTTTCAAACGATGTGGAATCAGTGCTGGTGGCACGATGGCGATGTCGCCGCAAGCTCCATGCAATCAGTGAATCGAGGGTCGGATGAATCTGAAACACCGGACACTCGAAAGACAAAGCTTTTTCAAGTCTTGGAAACATGGCGATCAGGTAAGCAGCACCGCACACCTGGGTTCATCTGGCTCAGATCCCTGCGCCCACCGGCAAATCCAATCGACTCAGGTCTGATCGCAGTCTTCCGAGGCCATACGGGTTCAGTCAATTCGATCGACTTTTCTTCGGACGGATGTCGCTTGGCCTCAGGGGCAAGCGATGGCAGCGTTAAAGTATGGGACTTGAAAAGCGGCGTTCTGCTTCAAAGCCTGATCAAGACATTCACATCGGATGAGTTAGCGAAGTTATCGCCCCAGGAGTTTGTGGACATCGTTCACGGTGGCGTCGGCTACCGAGTTCCTGGCCTTGATGTTCACGCCGTCGCGTGGAGTCGCGATGACCGTTTTATCGCGACAGCAAGCCATCGGTCGTTGAGGATCTGGGACTCAGAGTCAGGGACAGAGCATTCTTGTTTTGGTGCCGGTGAGATCTTAAACGATGTTGCGTGGTCGCCGTGCGGGCAACGCCTGGTTACCGGAGGAAATGAGAACCATGTTTGTATATGGGACCCAGCCACAGGGGACGTCGTTGCAAAAACGACATGCTCTGACATGGTGACTGCGGTCCGATTTGTCGGAACTGCGGAAAAAGTGTTGGCAGGATGCTTCGATGGGTCCATTGTCTTCTACGACTGGAAAAATGACTCATGTGAGGCCATTCGACCCTCGGGTCAAGGTCGAATCAACGTTCTGGAGGTGGCGTCAAGCTTTGACAGAGCAGCATGGGGATTGGACGACGGCACGTTCACGGTTTGGAATGTCCAGACAAAGAAGATCCAGTATTCACAGAAGCTACATTCAGGCGTCCGCGGACTGTCGTTCTCGCCTGATGGGCTCTTGCTAGCTGTGATGGAAGACGACGGTTCCCTTTGCGTGTTCAGTCTTCAAGACGGCTCTCTTGTGCGATCCATTTCGACCGAAGACCTGCAAGGTGGAGCCGTCGCGATCGCCCCCGACGGACTGACAATCGCCTGCACGTCTGGTCATTGCATCGCAATCCGGGATATGCAATCCGATGCCGATCCAAGGGAAATGACGTACGACCACGGCACTTACCTGGATGGAGTGGAGCTTTCACCAGACGGTCGCAGACTGGTTACCGTTGGACGATTTGACCCCGTGCCGCGACTTTGCGACGGTACGGACGGAAAAAAACTGCGTGATCTTTCTTCGACGCCCCACGACGCACGCTTTGCCAGTTTTTCGCCTGACGGACAATCGGTCGTGGTCGTGGACGAGGCTGGCCTCCTGTCTGCCTTCGACGTGGATGCGGTCACACCCACGATGATGAGTAGCGATCTCCCGACTGACCGTTTGGATCGGCCGCTGTTCGCACCCGACGGAAACTGCCTCGCATGTGGTTCACGAGAAGGGGCGATTTTGATCTGGGATTGGCCGACGAAAGTTCTCCGAACGAGACTCGACGGGCACAAGGACTGGGTCAATCAACTCGCTTTCGATACAGAGAGTCAAACGTTGGTCTCGTGTGCAGCGGATCAGACCGTTCGAGTTTGGGACCTGCAGAAAAACAGGGAACGACTTTGCATCGTATGTGAATCAGAAGGTTGGCTCGGAGTCACCTGTGTTGCGATCTCAGGAGACGGAAAACGTGTTGCCTCCGGTGGTGCCAGCATGACCGTATCGCTATGGGATGCCAATGATGGACGACTGTTGAATGAGTTTCGCGGCCATCGACAACAGATATCGCAACTCGCGTTCACGCCGGATGGTCGTTTCCTGCTATCTGCCTCCCAGCATGAGCCAGAGATCATGATCTGGGATCTCAATCGTGGATCATGCGTTGAGTCGATATCCGGGACAACCGATCTGAGTGCGTTAGCGATAAAACGGCACGAACACCCGTGGCGTTGGATAGGCCGCACGGACGATTCACTGATTGAAACGATGGACGGCAAGACCGTCGCCGCTTGGTTCCCGCGTCCCCTCGCCTCAGTCACAGCATACCCATCGGGTCGAATCTGGGCCGGCAGCATTGACAACCACCTTTGCATCGTCGCTATCGAGGGCAACATGCCGTTGCCCGGAGTCATCCAGCAGCCAGAAAAGCGATAG